The Mesorhizobium loti genome includes a region encoding these proteins:
- a CDS encoding VWA domain-containing protein, with protein MFIPFFLELKAARVPVSLREYLSLLEGLEAGLVDYDVEGFYYLARAALVKDERHIDRFDQVFAHVFKGIEALGGPDAVDVANIPEEWLRRLAEKHLTDEEKKLVEALGGFDKLMETLKRRLEEQKGRHQGGSKWIGTGGTSPFGAYGYNPEGVRIGQHESRNRRAVKVWDKREFRNFDDAVELGTRNIKIALKRLRRWVREGAEEEFDLPGTIHATAEHGYLDVRTRPERRNAVKLLMFFDVGGSMDDHIKSVEELFSAARAEFRQLEYFYFHNCLYEGVWKDNRRRHAETVPTFDLLHKYGPDYKVIVVGDASMSPYEIAQPGGSVEHWNPEAGAVWLGRLLQQWPNAVWLNPENQKNWGFTHSIAMIRDIFGGRMFPLTLAGLEGATKQLSRKH; from the coding sequence CTCGAACTGAAGGCAGCGCGCGTTCCCGTTTCGCTGCGGGAATATCTGTCGCTGCTGGAGGGGCTGGAAGCCGGGTTGGTCGACTATGATGTCGAAGGTTTTTATTACCTCGCCCGCGCAGCATTGGTGAAGGACGAGCGCCATATCGACCGCTTCGACCAGGTGTTCGCGCATGTCTTCAAGGGCATCGAAGCGCTGGGCGGGCCGGATGCCGTGGACGTCGCCAATATTCCCGAGGAATGGCTGCGCCGCCTCGCCGAAAAGCACCTGACCGACGAGGAGAAAAAGCTGGTCGAAGCGCTCGGCGGCTTTGACAAGCTGATGGAGACGCTGAAGCGGCGGCTGGAGGAGCAAAAAGGCCGTCATCAGGGCGGCTCGAAATGGATCGGCACCGGCGGCACTTCGCCCTTCGGCGCCTATGGCTACAACCCCGAAGGCGTGCGCATCGGTCAGCACGAAAGCCGCAACCGCCGCGCGGTGAAGGTGTGGGACAAGCGCGAGTTCAGGAATTTCGATGACGCCGTCGAGCTCGGCACCCGCAACATCAAGATCGCGCTGAAGCGCCTGCGCCGCTGGGTCCGCGAGGGTGCCGAGGAGGAGTTCGACCTGCCCGGCACCATCCACGCCACGGCCGAACATGGCTATCTCGACGTGCGGACGCGGCCCGAACGCCGCAACGCGGTGAAACTCCTGATGTTCTTCGATGTCGGCGGCTCGATGGACGACCACATCAAGAGCGTCGAGGAGCTGTTCTCGGCCGCCCGCGCCGAATTCCGCCAGCTCGAATATTTCTATTTCCACAACTGCCTCTATGAGGGCGTGTGGAAGGACAATCGTCGCCGCCATGCCGAGACGGTCCCGACTTTCGACCTCCTCCACAAATATGGGCCGGACTACAAGGTGATCGTCGTCGGCGACGCCTCTATGAGCCCATATGAGATCGCACAACCCGGCGGGTCGGTCGAGCACTGGAATCCGGAGGCCGGAGCCGTCTGGCTCGGCCGCCTGCTGCAGCAATGGCCGAACGCGGTATGGCTGAACCCCGAAAACCAGAAAAACTGGGGCTTTACCCATTCGATCGCCATGATCCGCGACATCTTCGGCGGCCGCATGTTCCCGCTGACCTTGGCCGGGCTGGAAGGCGCGACCAAGCAGCTTTCAAGGAAGCACTGA